Below is a window of Carettochelys insculpta isolate YL-2023 chromosome 4, ASM3395843v1, whole genome shotgun sequence DNA.
ggggtgggagacagacagacagacagaccgacagacagacagacagacccccTCCCGGGGGCGTGGGGAGACAGACCGACAGACAGACCGATCCcctcccggggggggggcgggggggcgctgccTTCTCCCCTTTCCCGTgcgggctgcccccagccccgccccgccgcgccccgccccgGCGCCCTCCCAGTGGCTGcgccgccccggccccggccccggccccgggcgGGGAGGCCGGGCAGCCAAGCGGGCGCTATAAGCAGCCACCGCGCGGCCGCCCGGGGAGGGGGCAGTCGCGTCCGGGCACCATGAGCGCCGGCGACCCGCCCGGCTCCCCCGCCAGCCcgccgccccgccgcgccccggGGGCGCCCGAGCCGGCCGCGTACTGCGGGGAGCCCTTCGGCGGCCTCTACGTGCCGCCGGGCGCCGCGCCGGCAGCCTACGCGCTGGGCGACTACGGGCCGGCGGCCGGCGGCGGCGGCTACCTGTGGGGCCCGGGCCCCTACCTGCAGGGCGGCCCCGCGCCGGCCCCCTTCCTGCCGGCCGGCTGCTCCCGGGGCGCCCCCGCCGCGCCCGCGGCCGACCTGGGCTGGCTGAGCCTGGCcgggcaggaggagctgctgcgcCTGGTGCGGCCGCCCTACTCCTACTCGGCGCTGATCGCCATGGCCATCCAGAGCGCGCCCGGCCGCAAGCTGACCCTGAGCCACATCTACCAGTACGTGGCCGAGAACTTCCCCTTCTACCGGCGCAGCAAGGCGGGCTGGCAGAACTCCATCCGCCACAACCTCAGCCTCAACGACTGCTTCCGCAAGGTGCCCCGCGACGAGGACGACCCCGGTGAGCGCCGAGGGGTGCCCGGGCTGGGGGCgaggggcagaggatgggggagggggcggcgggggctAAGGGGGAGCACGGCTTGTGGGGGTGCCCGGCGGCAGAGGGATGCGGAGATCACAGGAGGGTGGGGTGCCCggggacagaggggtgggggggttacaggaggtgggggtgggatgccTGGGGGgttagaggggtggggggttacaggaggtgggggtggggtgccgggggggttagaggggtggggggagtacaggaggtgggagtggggtgcccggggacagaggggtgggggtgttacaggaggtgggagtggggtgcttGGAGggttagaggggtgggggggttacaggaggtgggggtggggtgtctgggggGTTACAGCAGGTTGGGTGCCGGGGCAGAGGGATGGGCGTCgcccaggaggtgggggtggggtgcccgggggcagaggggtggggggttacaggaggtgggagtgggggtgcctggggggttagaggggtggggggagtacaggaggtgggagtggggtgcccggggacagaggggtgggggtattacaggaggtgggagtggggtgcttGGAGggttagaggggtgggggggttacaGGAGGTGGGGAGTGCCTGGGGGgttagaggggtggggggttacaggaggtgggggtggggtgtctgggggGTTACAGCAGGTTGGGTGCCGGGGCAGAGGGATGGGCGTCgcccaggaggtggggggggtggcaggTTGAGCAGAGCCGGGTGCGGGTGGGTGGTGGCTGGAGACGGGCCGTGGGGTGCCGGGGGCTGGAGCGGGAATGGGACTGGTTGGTGCCGGGCCGGAGGAGGTGGAGATGCCCAGATACCCGGGAGGGCGATGAGGGGCGGCCAGAGTCTGGCGGGGGGGACCCCAGCGGAGCGCCACACGGGCCAAGCTCTGCAGCAGCCCCGGGGCAGCCGCGgggagcggggcggggtggggggaagcagcacGGCTTTGTCCTGGCCCCGCCGCGAGGCCTCAGCGCCCCAGGCCGGGGGACGGGAGGTGGGGCCCGACCAGAGCGGGGGAGCCCGGAGCCCTAAGGATCCCGCCGCGCTGAGCCAGCCTGGCCGGGGATGCACGTGGCGCggcctgtggctgcagggagcGGCTGCTGGAGGTGCCCGACCCCGATCCCTCCGGGGGTGGGCCCTGCGGGAGGTCATGGAGCCGGAGGCCGGAGACCAACCCCATGGGAGCAGCTGGATCCAGGGCCCCAGGCTCATGCCAGCGGGGTGGGCCCATTCGGGGGGGACCCCCATTCTCTAGGGCCAAGGGTGGGGATCCTTAGCACTGACTCCTGCCTCCAGCTTGCAGGGCGTGCAGCCCGCCTGCTCCCCGGgtgtggcagctgcagggtccctgctcCCCTGAAGGACGGTGTGGCTCAGAGGTGCGTTGGGTGCAGAGGCCGGTGGGGGTGGGTACAGCATCAGAGATGTGtggggaggcggtgggggggttATGTCCTTAGTAGGCAAAGGATTTACCTGCCAGTGCAAAGTGCCGAGGGACTCCGGACCTGAGGGGGTGTGACAAACGGTGCTCAGCAGGGTGAGCTGCATATTTATACAGACTGATTGCCTGGGCACATGGGTAGTTTTGAAACCACCCTGTCAGGGGACAGGCCCTCCCTGGTACTCTTGTGTATGTAAATCTgcctcccctctctcccacatAGGGGTGAGATGGCCCCACACATGCCCAGCGTTGCTGAGatacctctctccttcccccttctGCAGCTGGGCTGCATCAGGGTGAAAACAAGTGTGGGCATATACTGCAGGGCAGATCTCCCCGAGACTGGGGCACTAGCTGGCGAGCATGGGCTATGGGCCCCCTGTGCCTGATCCTCAGCGGGGCTGAGGCTGTTCGAGCCCCAGCTAGCGCAGGAGGGAGCACTTCCTGCTTTTAGCACTTCAAGTCCCCAGGTCAAGCCCTGGTGCCTTGGCCAAGATGGCTCCCTTCAAGCACACTTAAATGGCTGGCCAGGGTGTCGTATGGAGTAGCATTAGTTCTGTCTGCAGGTCCTTTTCACCCGGTTTGGCTGAGGTTGTATGACCTACAGGGGCGATTCTGATCCTGCTCAGCGGCTGCAGGTTTCAGTCGGGGTGCACGGTCCGTGGGGCAAATCCTGAATTCCTGCACGTGAGGCAGTGAAATTGCACCAGTGCAAGAGGAGAATGGGGCCCTGCTCAGGCAGCCTCGAATGGGTGTTTGGCAGGAGGCCTATGGAAGGTGCAGCTCCTGTTCAGGGGTGCTTGCTCTGACTCACTCTCTGTCTCCTTCAGGGAAGGGGAACTACTGGACCTTAGACCCAAACTGCGAGAAGATGTTCGATAACGGGAACTTCCGGCGCAAGCGTAAGCGGCGGTCAGAGCCCAGCACCCCCGCAGTGGTGCCCTCCCTTGGAGGCGTGAAGGCTGAGGACCGGCATCCCATCCCCGCTTCCATGGGCAAGCCCTGTGGAAacagcccctcccctgagctggAACCATCTCCTGTACAGGACCATCTGAAAAGCTCCTCTTCCCCAGGCATCCTCTCAGCCCCCCCTGGCTGCTTGAGCACCTTCTTCAGTGGCATGAGCTCTCTGAGCAGTGGAGGGAACCGCCTGGCAGGAGGCCTCAGCAGTGAGCTGCACCATCGGAACTTCCCCACTGGGCAGATGAGCGGTGGCACCTTCGCTGtctcttccagcagctcctcccaggacaTTCTCCCACCAGACCAGCTGCAGCGAGTTCCAGGGCCCACGGCTGCCTATTACAACTCcttccaccccagcagcagcagcagcagcagccagggagcccagtaCAATCATTACTACAACTTCACAGTCAATAGCCTCATCTACACCCGGGATGGCACTGAGGTGTAGGGCATGGAGTGGGGTCTGGAATGCAGCTACAGGGAACGAGACAGGCAGAGTCATTCAGCCACTAGGAAGCCTGTGTGCTTTTGCAAACTGCATTCCAAGCACAACATTTCCAGTACATTTCAGGTTGTCCCAGGAAGAAAAAACTTACCTACATATGCTATGTGGAGTATTTCCCCTGCTCATCCCTGCAAAATCACAGATCTCCATAGGATATCTGTTTGCCATTCAGCTCAGCAAATGAGAACAAGGGCTGGATTAGTGACTTCAGAGGGTTTTATGGCTGCACAGAGAAATCAGCGTGGACAAAATACAGACACGTGGCAGGGCAGTGTTGCCTGTTGGTCATTTGTGAACCCCTGTTTACAAGTTTTTTGCTCttagaagaaagaaaaggaagaagagttTTCTAAAGAAGTGCCTTGTCAAAATCCTTGTTAGTGATTGCCAGGTTAGGTAATTGTTGTAACCCTCAATTCTTCAAGGTACAATTCCTGGGCAGATTCTGTGGCCATCCAGAACCCCATTAGAAGCAGCACAGCCCCATGCAGGTTTGCCTGTCTGCCTGTGCTTCGTGTGTTGAAGAATCAGGACATTATTTTGTAAAACAGTTGTTTTACTTAAGCTTAGTACCAAAGACAATCTAGCCATCCAGCTTTAGCAAGAAAATAAAACACGATGAATATTTTTATACATATTTGTATGTAATGTACTAGTCTGTAAATACGTTTCTATGGGGTTTTATATTTGTAAATTATGCTCTGGAATTGTACTTATTTATAATGCATTTGAAATTTGATAAGTTCATTTTACCATCCTTTCTGCCCATGTCCCCATCTGGTCCCCTTCCCTTTTTATTGTAGTGTATGAATGAAACATTTCAAGCTGAACAAAAATTTAGGAATAAAATATTTGCAGTTAGATTTTTGCTTGTTGGTTCATCAGCCCATTTTCTCCCCTATTCTAGATGGGTAGGACAACCAAGAATTGGGACAAAAGATATATGGACCCGCTAACACTTTCTTCTGTGCCAAGAAAAAAATACTGCTTTCAGTCCAAAGGagaagtttgtggtttggtttACAACCTCCTGGTGGGTTTATTGTGAAAGGTGGGCTGAAGCTTTTGCTGTTCCTAGCTAGTAAGTTCCCCACTTTCAGCCTAGTTTAGTTAATATGGTTGAAGGCTTGCAAAGTTagccagagcagggctgagctgtgtCAATGAGATGTTTACAATTCAACAGAAGCAGGATCAGGTCCATGTACCCAAATTCAGACCCTGGAATAATATGAGTCAAATGAATGACATCCTCTTAAAGGTCCAAAGCAGAGTAATCCACTGGCAATCTGGAGCAAAATGTGCTTTAatacacagtgtttctcaacccggGTATGTGTACCCTTCTTGGGGATATTGAGGTCTttcagggggtacatcaactcatctagatatttgcctagttttacaacagtctacataaaaacactagtaaagtcagtacaatacAAAAGTTCATTTAgataatgacttgtttctactgcttcatatgccttacactgaaatgtaagtacaatatttctattccagttcattgatttgataataagctggtagaaagtcagcaacttttcagtagtcttctgtgatatttttgcatgtttttataagttaagtagtttttaagtgaggggtagcttggtggtatgcaaaacaaatctgactaaTGCAAAGGGTGCTGTAATCTtgaaaggttgaatgacacttgttttaacacctcagattactttaggaccgtGTTTTTCAACGAGTTGTACAGGTACCGTTAGGGGCATGCAAGAGAAGTCTTCAACTGTGCAAGACTTTCCTCCCAGTCTTTCACCCATGTTAACACCAGCTCCCATCTGTGGAAGCTATGGGTGGAGCATTGCTGCAGATGCTTGCATGTAGCTGTCACCATTTCAACCATCCCACACAGCCACTCCCGTGGAGTCCTTTgtcccattgctgctgctgctggagtgaaGATGTTAGAAGGCAACAAGAAGTCAGTACCCGAGTTActcggtatcttcaaaaacaacaagaagtcctatggcaccttatagactaacagatattttggagcataagctttgtggtcaaagacctgcttcatcaggtggtctttgcccacgaaagctgatgctccaaaatatctgttagtctataaggtgccgcaggacttcttgttgtttttgaagatagcgAGTAACTTGGGTACCTCTCCGGGAGTGCGGAATGACTAAAATGTGAAGGTGCAGGTTTGGGGGCCTGGCCTGGTCCTAGTTTGCGACATGCTGAGCACCCTCATCTGTCAGTGAGGGCTCGGTGGCTTTCCAAGGAGGATATCCGCAAGAGGCGGTTAGAATGTGGGGACTACTGTCAGCAGGGGaaagggggctgcaggggactggagggtGCTGCCGTTCCCCTGCTTAAGCTTATCCCCCGCCCCCAAGAGACTCATCAGGCTTCACTGCCAATAATCTCAGCCACTCAACAGAGACGTGTACCAATAGAAAATATTGGCTAACCTACGTTTGTTACCACTCTTTGCTAACAGTAAATCTCACCAGGGATTCCCCTGCCCCTCACATGGGCAGTgctctcatttttttcccatccttATGCAGAATAAATCTTGTTATGTGACCAAGGCATGcgcatatgtgcaccacccacagtaTTTCCTGTAAGCAGAGTACTTGGTGGCTTCCCCGGAGaaattcaggtgttgcccagctgattaacagagcgcctACAGCCAGGAGCATGTATTTTTACTGATGGTtcccagctgcacatgccttggtgccatAAActgtattccacccacagatggaaaaagatTAAGGGGAACACtgatcaccagtagaaacatgtgctgttagctgtgggcactctgctaatctgctgggcagtatttgaatcttctgggtggctgcccaaacattcagcttacagggaatgctggcggCGAGCCTGACCTACCATAGTGAATGAATCAAACCCTAATATATAAGAATAAGTTGATTTCATAGGCTTGATTCTGATCTTCCGTCAGTTTTAACTACTGACCTGAGTGAAGTTATTCATAATTTACCTTGCTGTAAGATGGAGGGTAATCATGCATTTTTGTGTAGAGAATCCTACAGATTCCTCTGTTTTGAAAATGCCTCCTTTTTCTAGAGTAGTTAAAAAATCTCAGAAGGCACAAGCTTACAGAACTTGCTTACTTATGTATTTTACTATTGGGGGGATAGGTGAAGGTGAAGGAAAGTCATCAAATTACTGTATTGTATTGGTTACATCATCAGGATCAGGAACAACAAATTCCTTTGTGCAATCAGCTTGTGGAGTTAAATTTAAATAAGGCTCAGTCCTCTGAgtcagaggatctggcccacaatgGTCCTGGCCTTGTAGGCTAGTAAGTGAAACTTCTATTGGTATCTTTGAAAGATCACACCTGATATTGCCATGTGCCAAATGTGTGGTGAGGTCAATGACAGATGCCACAGCCCAaaccttgcaggatcagggcataCATGGGTACATTGCTCATCTCTGCATGTCCATCATGCCAGGGTTTCAGGACTGGGCTGTTAATAGACTCAAACATTCTGATGGCATTTACAATTTTCCTCCTCTTAGTTAGCACTCGTATTGGCCCTAGCCTGGGACTGAGTCTGAATATAATGACTTGGATGTTCATGATAAAACAAGCTGTCCAAGAGGCACTTACTAGCATTCAGTCTATAATAGAAACCTGGTCTCTGCTCAGGGAGTTGAGTGAATGAGTCTTAATGGCAGCCTTAGCTTTTCCTTTTGTCATTCCAATTGACTCCTCATTTAAAACCATTTAGCAACACCCAAGTCATGGGAGAGTGAGTGCAGCCAGACTGGCCTTAATGACAGACACTCAAAAAAACAACAGTGCTGTTGTCATGGGCCATCTTCCTCCAAACTGAGCTCTctaggagtgggagggaaaaGGACAACAGGGTCAAAAGACAATGAGCCCCTCCCCTGAATCCCTCTGCTTTCCCCTTCAAACCCCAAGAAGCCAGCAAAGCTTGTCTCTgatctgtttgtacagcatctagtgTAGTGGATCTTGGTCCACATCTGGGCCTCTGGCACTATGACAATGCAGATAATAATGAGACCAGCAGCAAAGGGCAAAAGCAGTTGTGCTCCCAGtctgtgtatgtctacactagtgtttTGATGGGCATTCTGAGGCCAGATCTTGAGACTACTGAAGTCGGTGGGAAAGGTCCAAACTGACTTCTGTTAGAGTAGGATCAACTTCCCCATTCCCACCCAGCCCCGGGGttcctcccaaagccaggcaaaGGAATCAGCCCTGGCAGCTGGTTGTTACTACACTGAGCTAGctaatgatttatttttattcatgAACTTTCTGGGAGTTGGAGTGAAGTGAAGCCACACAACCTCTTGTGGTTGCAGACACTGATAACAGCACCTCTGATATTTGTGCTGCTAATtcattgtttcttttctgatGCACCCTGGAGATCCCAGTCCTGGGTCAGGGCCACATTTTGCCTGGCACTATATGTACTCTATATATAAACACATTTCTGCCCTAAGGAGTTCACTGTCTAAACACATGGCAGGGGCAATACTGGTAGATGGAGTGTGATGGTCACTGACTTGCCACCAGCGTTTTTCCAACACTTTGTCATTTAATCCTACTCAGAGCTGGCCTTCTTCACATAAAACAGTAAAAATGCTGGCAGGcctcctctgcaggtcatcacTAGGCCTCCTGGTGTTGCTTGCATGAATGAAGTGAACTGAACATTAGCAAATCTTTAGAAAATGCCCCTAATGCAGATAAGGCCTAAACATCTATTATGCGTTTTATCTCACACTCTTAAAACAGAGGGGTTTATTGCGAACCAGGAGCCTCAAGCCTGCTCCACTGATTCATCTAAGTAGTCCCATTGGGCCTCATTCTGGTGTCAGAGTAGTTTAAAAGTGGTGCAATTCTCTTCAGTGAAGTTGCACCAATATCCGCAAGATGAAATTCAGGTCCAGTCGCTATCACTTTTGGTGACAGGACAACTAACACAGTACCCCGCCTGACAGGTGGACTGGTTGGAAAATGATTGTTTTTTCCTACATAGAAAACTCTGagaaaatgaattttgtttttaTCCCCAGAGCTCCCTACATTCtcataaaaaaaccaaaatccCTTAAAACTGAATAGTTTTCAGGCTTTGGAAAccccatttttttcagttttcagctgatcaaaataaaaataatttggttTTCAGGTtggcttttttctctctctctctttttcctccaAAAAATTTCGCTTAGTTGAAGAAACCATTTTTGTGGTAGAGAGAAAGACATTGACTGGATTTTTTCTGCACCCAACCTAGCAGAGGGATGTTCCTGTGTTAAAACTAAGAATGATTTGCGTTTGCAGGACTAACATGACTCTAGGGTAAACCATCAAAGGTTTTCTTTCATATTTTTCATGTGCTAGCTCTGAATCATACCACACAATCTTACTCCTCACACacaacaccatggctgtgtctacactagccccaaacttcgaactggccacacaaatggccattttgaagtttactaatgaagcgctgaaatacatattcagcacctcattagcatgggggcggccacggcacttcgaaattgatgcggctcgccaccgcacagctcgtccagacggggctccttttcgaatggaccctggctacttcaaagtccccttattcctatgagcagatgggaataaggggactttgaagtagctggggtcctttcgaaaaggagccccatctggacgagccgtgcggcagcgaggtgcgtcaatttcgaagtgccgcggccgcccgcgtgctaatgaggcgctgaatatgtatttcagcgcttcatcagtaaacttcgaaatggccatttgagtggcaatttcgaagtttggggctagtgtagatatagcccatgTGTGATACAAGTGTGTGTGATCTGCTGAATAGACTATTAGAACATCTACCCTAAAGGCTACTCTTTAAGTGCAGCAAAGTCAGCGGAAAGACTTCCCCACTGGctccagtgggctttggatcaggcttgtAGTCAGCCTGTCTCTAGCATATTTCGGACCATCTAATCTACCACCCAGGTGAGAGGGGAAAGAAGCTAAAAGATGATACAGCTTGAGAGCAGTCCATCATAGGCCTGATcctggtaaaactcccattggctgctgtaTAGAAGCAGGCCCCATGGCCTCCTGtgattattttcctttttctggcagtcCATGGTGTCAGGGTTTATTGACAAAGCAAATAGCTCACTGTGTAGCCAAGCTAGGACAGCAATAAACAATGGCAGATCAGCTCAGGATTGATGGTTAACCTGCCCTCAGTCCCCTTGGGCACCACTGATTTTATGTCCAATTACAGTAAATAGCAGAACTGTTTcatcttcctccctctccctttggaTGGTAGCAGAGATCAAGCTGTGCCCTGTTTCTTTGGGACTCCTGCACTTTGTATTGATTTGCATTGATGGCAGCGGAGTCACTCCTGCTTAACATCTAGCAGTCAAACGAGGCCAAATTCTTCTCCTACATCCCTGTGAATCTGTAATAACTCCAtttgccagatctgaagaagtgggtctgccccacgaaagctcatctcctaatacattattttgttagtctttaaagtgctacatgactgcttgtttgctttgtaaagatact
It encodes the following:
- the FOXI3 gene encoding forkhead box protein I3; amino-acid sequence: MSAGDPPGSPASPPPRRAPGAPEPAAYCGEPFGGLYVPPGAAPAAYALGDYGPAAGGGGYLWGPGPYLQGGPAPAPFLPAGCSRGAPAAPAADLGWLSLAGQEELLRLVRPPYSYSALIAMAIQSAPGRKLTLSHIYQYVAENFPFYRRSKAGWQNSIRHNLSLNDCFRKVPRDEDDPGKGNYWTLDPNCEKMFDNGNFRRKRKRRSEPSTPAVVPSLGGVKAEDRHPIPASMGKPCGNSPSPELEPSPVQDHLKSSSSPGILSAPPGCLSTFFSGMSSLSSGGNRLAGGLSSELHHRNFPTGQMSGGTFAVSSSSSSQDILPPDQLQRVPGPTAAYYNSFHPSSSSSSSQGAQYNHYYNFTVNSLIYTRDGTEV